Within the Eleginops maclovinus isolate JMC-PN-2008 ecotype Puerto Natales chromosome 13, JC_Emac_rtc_rv5, whole genome shotgun sequence genome, the region AAGAAGAATGTAattaaaatcatataaaaaaataacagactGTGCTCATACTAAACTAGTCTAACATTATAAACGTCTGTGTACAAGATTGTCTTTTTAATCGTTTCAAATTGCACTTAGGTTACATTTCAATTTTTACTAGCTTCATTCTAATCCCAGAGACATGACACATGATGAGGTGATCTTGAGCTCACAACAGACCTACTGTGTAAATCTTGATTATAAACATCCTCTACACATGTTAATTTGCATAGTTGCACTTTAGTTAATAAAGTTGTCTACACAAGCTGCCGCTACAGTCGTAAGAGGCATGTGGTTATTGTTTCCAGTTATCAATTGCAAGTCACTTGACTGGTTTAAGATTCCCAGACTGGATCGGATAATTCATGAAAAATATTCATAGTGGATCAATTGACAATAAGAAAAACTTGTAATATTGTCAGCCTTTACTTTAAATTAACAATGGATGGCAATGTAGAGCTGCAAGTGCAATTTCAATTTCAGACCTTAACCATGTTTACATTTAACTTCCTTGTTTTCCCCGAATGAGAAACATATAACGGATTGGGTCTGGTTCTCCAGGCGACCAGAGGGGGCAGTATAAGTGATTTTATTGCAGCACATGAGCAGTAAACGGTATTGAACTTCtttatccacattttaaaaagctaacAACCCgatttgtttcttttatatgaCACTAAAAATGattcttcattaaaaaaagaggacaaCAGCGGATGACAAACAAGCTGAGTAATCTTGAATGATCCTTCACGCCTACTGTGGGAGCGCAGAAAGGGGAAGTCCGTGTCTATTGAAATAGTTTCCTGTCTCTGTAACTGTTCTCATCTCTGCCTCCCTAAAGCAAGACCCGGTCTGCAGCCCGCAGAGGAAAAGCACCCCACTTCCTCTCTGAAGTGAAAAATAAGAAACTGCTGATTTAAAAACTATATTTGTAATCCTCAAGTATAAAAAGGCCTTGTTTCCTCAGAAATGAATTAATACATTCATTCTTAAGAATCTAAAACATAGGCAAACCCCAAAAGACATTTTGGCGCCGGTACACATGTaacctaaaaaaagaaacccactTTTTTAGTACTAAGACTGAAAAAAGAGTTGAAGCATTTTGTGTGAGGCTGGCAATGTGATCTGGTAGGCAGCTTTGTGTCCCCCCgccccttaaaaaaaatacaaagaaatactgTAAAAAAGGGAGGGAATAAAGAAACAACTTTACAGTGTGTATCTACTGATGGTGAAACTCTACACAAGCAAGGCTGTAGTTTTAACTGTGTTGacgtgtgtgtgtagtgtgtgtgtgtgtgtaacctgcAAGCAACATGGTCAATCATTAAAATCTTAAACCAGGTTAATGTGAGGAAAAGGGAAATACATTCTGCCACAGtgctttttttgtgcatgtgtttgtctttacaTCAGCTTATCTGCCTCCAGTGCTTCCTTGTTTACCTCCTGGTGTAAACTGAGACACGTGGCAAACAAAAAGTTGGACAACTACAGGAAAAAACACCTCTGAAGCAAAACTAACAGTACAGTTTGACGATAATTAACCAGATATATTGACTAAAAGTATAAAGTGATATCAAATGGGTTCCCACATTGTTTTAAACATCAAATTCAACTTTTCTGACCCTGTTCACTTATATTCAAGGACGCAACACGGCATTGACTAACTTTTCTAGCTTAATAGCTCATGTCTATTTATGTATATTCTAAAGCTTTCATGGCCTTGATTTTTCCCCCTTGAAATCCTTAAAATTACAAGGATTTAAAAAGGACCCCTTGTAACAATGTAGCAACTTTTGAAGctgtaaaaaagtaaacaaacagaTGCAGCCAAAGCCTTTGGAGAAATAGATCGACCAGGTTGcttgcagagtgtgtgtgtaggtgagtaagtgtgtgtttttgtgcttgtGTATTCTATGTTATctatgtatgtgttttatgaCTCGTGCCTCCTGGTGTGCTCCTACTTGAGAGCCTTAGCTACAGAGGAGTAGGCGATGTGGATCTCCATGTCGATCGGGCAGGTGGAGGCAAACTCTTCCCTGACGTACGCTGCGTTAAGGTACCTCCAGAGGTTTGTCAGGGACTGGGGGATGCTGAAGTTTCGGTATTTTAGACACACCACCTGGAAAGAGAATAAGAGACATGATCAACAAAACATGCTTGACCCAAGTCTTCagtttaacaacaaaaacaacattataatcTAGTCTTCCCAGGCCCCCATGCTGCAAAGCTTAGAGCAGATTACCTTCACGATATGGAGCTTAGGCAGCAAGTTGCAGTCAGACAGAGTAAGCTGTTGTCCATCCAGGAAGGGGCGGGATGAGGAAGTGAGCTCATCGGTGCTATTCTCGTCAATTTCATCAGGAAGTGGGGAGCCAAGGTAGTCGTCCAGCTTCTTCAGAGCCTTGAGCAGGCCTTTCTCCAAGTCTAAGCACACACATAACATATTCAGATACATGTGTAAAAGCTCAAAGcattatatatttcttaaataaaatgcaagtCCAAGTTGATTTCACAGATAAGGATTACTTTTTTAATGGCTGGAATGCAAAAACAGTGCCATTTCCAATGAGATCACcccacagagagcagcaggtgaCCTGTTAAACTGTGGCAGAAACGCTCAGACTGTAATGGTATTaactccctgctggttttctGTCCttcagagaaagacagatggagCTGAGCAGAAAATACCTCGGATAACAACCAGGTCTATTAAAAGGTccagatgatttttttttcagctgtAAAACTAAAGTTAAGTGAAGTTattctcttattttgaagtatcAGTTACTTACTTTCGTTGGCCTGAGGGTTTGAGTTCTTGACATAAGCTGAAAATTTGGAGAAAACATCCATGCCTGCTGTGTTTGACTCTGGGTTACGGGCAGCCAGACGGGGATACCTAAACAGAGAGATTGATTTAGATTAATATACATTCATCACAAACATAAATCACTTAAATGTGAGTATGTTTAATGTTAATCTACTCAAAGAAGATTtatacaaaatgacaaaaaaatcaaataaagtagGAGGCAAGCTATATGAGTCCtaacaataatattacaatatggaatttagtttaaaaaaaataagatgttgtaaaacaaatgtatgaagTGATTACTTGGGAGGGCAGAGATTTTCCTCCAGGAACTCCTCGATCTTGTTCGTGTCCGTTTTGACCTCGCTGCTGTACAACAGGAAGGGAGGCTGGGCACCTGGAGCCAAATCCTTTAAGATATCCGGCTTCCTGACAGGtggatggaaataaaaaaaatcatcagaAACAGCGGAACAGAAATCCAGCAAAAGAGATGGAGGATTAAACAGCAGGAGAGAGGTATAAGAATAATgggaaaaagaaatgaaaacatatgaaaTTACTCATGATTGCAACTCAAGACTTCAACAACTATCATGTAAATCAAAGCCAGTGGAGCTTTTTGTCTTTTAACACTTAATATCTGAATGAAATGCCCCTTTTTTGCTTTATatcaaaagagaagaaaatgctTCTCTGTTGAGTCAATAGAAATTCGCAGCATGcccacacagacaaacacacgtACAAACCAAGTAGGTCTAGTGTGTTTACCTTTTCATATCCACTGTTGTCACATCAAATGTGACTCCTTTCAGCCACAGCACCATGAAGAGACGCTGGGAGAACGGACAGTTGCCGATGCTCTGACCATCACTCCCTGCCTGGgacacaaaaacattacattattacattagATGTATCTGATGCTTCAATCTaggacttacaataagtgcaataaactaTCAAGATTCAAACTCAGGACAACAAAAAAGGAGCTGATATATTGTTCAAACAGGTCAGACCATTTTAAGTGCATGttcaaccctaacccttaccctaacccctaacactaaccctaaaCTCTACGAATAAAACCTGTGGGTTTCCAGCATTGACTGTTATTTTATGTAGTGCCATTTAGGGCTGCTAACGATAGTCAATTATTTAGTCTATTAATCGAAACCTTTAACGCAATGGAACATTTTTAAGTTAACAGCTCAAATTTAAGGAAGGACAGAAAATAATGGTATGAGATCATATGAAGGAGTAAAACATGTCTTGGCTCTGCAGCATGAAGTCATAAGCAAGTCACTATTGGTTTCATTTAAGACAGAGCATTGACAAAAGCAATTTGAGCTGATAATATACAGTGATAAAACCATtgtcagaaaatgaataaactactttagtatatatattttccccCTAGGGGGATTCATCttaattcaatatatttttttaaagcaaaaatgacaaaacgtgaaaaatgtaattttcctttttcaagtaaatatgaaacattttctcCAGTTCcaactttaaatgtgtattGCAGAGTAgttgcttttttcattttaaaacatttagattcTTTGGTTTTGGATTGTTGCTTttgataaaataagatatttagATTATGATAGCCTAGACATTAACAAATGTTTACGTTGAGCTTGTATGCTGCTCAGGAAATGATTATACAGTGTGAAAATGTTCCCTGCATGGCTGCAGgaagacatattttatgttcaGCCAATCTGGGTTTGTCGTGTGGCCTGAACAGTCTAAACATACAGTTCAAAATAGTAAAGAGGTACTTTCTGTTTCTGAGGCCAATGTAAAACTGTACTTCCTGTTAATTAGGGTATCAAGTGTCATTGAAGAGACTGACTAGAAACCAGGTTTCAGAGAAGTTACAACAGCATCTTTCACCCCTGAAGGAAAGGGTGCTACACATGTTCACATGTTCACACAGAGAGATCTTTATTTAAACGTGTGGGGCCATGAGGGGAAGCCATATTTGTTGTATAAAGAGTTTTTGATTCAGAGAAAGTGGGATTAGCCTGCCTGACATTATAACTAAATATAGATGAAAGTCGTCTGCCCATTGGGTTAACGAGTATTTAATTAGATTAGCTTTACTGTCATGTATAAACCCGTTGTGTCAGCAGAGGTCTGACTGAcatgaatattaaaacaagaaCGTACAAGGTGACTATATGTCTACACATACGGGCACTATGGGATATCTTATCAGCTTGTAATAACAATACACTGAGCATGCTGATTAGGAAATAACATAAGCAACCTCAAACACACCGTTCCTGGAGCCcgttaaacaaataaatgtcacaaatgTCGCCGTATCAAAACGTAGCGTCTTCTTTGGGAGTATCATTCAATCACTTACCTTTACAAAAAGTTCAACCTTGGGCAGGTTTGCGTCGCTCATCTTCACCTGCTGATGCACGAAACCCTTTAAAACAAGAACCGAACACAAAAGAGCGGTTAAAATAAAGCAGCACAATGTTACATTTCCTATTCGAGAAACAAAACCCGGGCAGCCAAGCCCATCTTCCGCTACAAAGCCCAGTCAGTAAAGGGCACATTTAGACATTGTAGCCAACACTGAAGCAGCGTAAAACTTAAACAAACCTAACTTTAGCGGGTTTAAAGCTCAAAACAACGCAATTTCAGATCATTTGTGCATAGACTACCTACAAAGTGTTTAAAGTAAGTTGTCGcttgtagttgtgtgtgtggtttctccTCCCAGttctgctgcctctctctctctctctctctctctctctctctctctctctctctctttcgctctcgctctctctctctctctctctttcgctcttgctctctctctctctcatcacAGCAGCGCCACCATTTCCTGCTGCGTGAAGCATAGAGCTTCACAAACAGAGAGGCGTTCAAGAGCTCGATAAAAGGCGACGAATGGCTCTGAAGTCGGACAAgaacagaaaagaagagaaattaACTGAAGGGTGAAGGGTTCAAGCATTTGGGTTTGATTTAAGTCTATTTAAATTGATCAGAAAAGGAACTTGtcataagtaaaacaaaattgGGCTTGAACAAGGCAATTTCGgaattcaaaggctttattgtcatatgaaCAATGAATGCAGCAATATTTTTGGCAATATCATCTAAAGGCCCAGACTCCTACAACAATGAAATACACTGTACTCAAgatgtaaaaatgaataaagaaatataatcttgcaataaaataattcaagagAAATAATGATGCAATGATGCAAAATAAgaaagtatttataaaataaaatatactaaTGGTTAATTGAGTAAGGTAAGGTAGAATAAACGCAGATGTGTAAGTGGTGGCAGTTATGGACTTGTAGACCTGTATGCTTTTTAACTGTTGACATTTACTTGAAGAAATGTCACTTCTCTGTGGTGTGAACTGCAGTATATTAAAGAGCCAGTAAAGGGCGGAATTGAGCTTCATTTTGCTTTCTGCTCtcaggaaaaacaaatatttcattgcTCAAGTCTGTTGCCTTGTCCAATTTAACACTGCTGATCAAAGCcttagtgtttaaaaaaaacaacaataaacaataagaGCTTATTAACAAACTTCGAAACACGATGTCCACATACAAGATCTCCAGTCcagttttagttttgtttctttattttattgattactGCTTTTATGAGtgaaaaataaactttgacTGTGGCAAAATTggcattaaatgtaaaatggaCTCAATCTAATAAAGAAAACCCTTCTGCAGGAAGAGGTCGTTGTTGTTATGGCCATATTCCTAAATATTGTATCACTTTTGTGGAATTAGATGCCCTCCTATCCAACATCCCTGACACTGGTCTGCAACTGGTACTTCTCGGTAACTTAAACGACCCAAAAAATAGAAGTTGTCTGATTTAATACCCCTGCTAAAATCCTTTTTTGAATAACTGTCTCCATCCCCACCTACCCATTAAGCTGGCAAACTACTCGTCCTCGACCTTATGTTCACCAAAAAACTGCAATACCTCTATCCTCTCTTAACCCCACTTCACACCTCTGATCAACTATCTCCTCAAGTACTGTATCTTTggctttttgtatttaaaaaaggcagtCTTATTCAATAATGACGACACAAAAAAACACGTCTTAGTGATGCTTTTTATTGATGCTTCATAGGTTtgaaaattatattttgaatacaaCGTAGATATgacaaattaaagtaaataataagGTATTCTGATTTATAATAATCACTTCATATCAGAATAACTGCAAACAGTGAGCATATCCACTCAGGGGACTGTTGTAGACACAGCTCATGTGAAACTACAACTGCAACAAGCCCCACAGAGAAGACAGCACTGCAGCACCGAGGGATGCAGTCAGAGACAGTTGGACAGACGCAGCTCCGTTACACAGGTTAGATGAACAGCACTGG harbors:
- the clic1 gene encoding chloride intracellular channel protein 1, giving the protein MSDANLPKVELFVKAGSDGQSIGNCPFSQRLFMVLWLKGVTFDVTTVDMKRKPDILKDLAPGAQPPFLLYSSEVKTDTNKIEEFLEENLCPPKYPRLAARNPESNTAGMDVFSKFSAYVKNSNPQANENLEKGLLKALKKLDDYLGSPLPDEIDENSTDELTSSSRPFLDGQQLTLSDCNLLPKLHIVKVVCLKYRNFSIPQSLTNLWRYLNAAYVREEFASTCPIDMEIHIAYSSVAKALK